One genomic segment of Bacteroidales bacterium includes these proteins:
- a CDS encoding efflux RND transporter periplasmic adaptor subunit, which yields MKKILYGILFVILFFTACKQKTMVEDTSVQEPATIDTITFTKAQIDMAGITTGTFSGKEMSNVIHCNGIIEVPLSGTVTISTVTGGIIKHIRELYPGSYVKKGEVLASIENPEFINMQRDYLESKGQYEYLSVEYKRQQELSKENAASQKSLQQVKSEYEMVNARLMAAKAQLSMLGINKDDIEKNGMQSTVSIIAPMNGYISGIAANAGKYIVAGEPIFNITDKSQMRLALNLYERDLAYVDIGNEVLFKTVASSTEENKAKVTYISEVIDREKRSIELTAMIIPVMDYFRPGMYVTAQVHSGSRQVMALPETAIAQYDNGNSIFISKGNLFERKDVELGITQDGFVEIVNAAEFSENDIIVTKGAYYIDTELLKRLE from the coding sequence ATGAAAAAGATACTATACGGTATTTTATTTGTTATTCTCTTCTTCACCGCATGTAAGCAAAAAACGATGGTTGAGGATACGTCTGTGCAGGAACCGGCCACAATAGATACCATCACATTCACAAAGGCGCAGATAGATATGGCTGGTATCACTACCGGGACTTTTTCCGGAAAGGAGATGTCAAATGTGATCCATTGTAACGGGATCATTGAAGTGCCGCTGTCCGGTACGGTAACCATAAGTACTGTAACGGGAGGAATCATTAAACATATCAGGGAACTGTATCCGGGAAGTTATGTAAAAAAAGGCGAAGTCCTGGCTTCTATAGAGAATCCTGAATTTATCAATATGCAGAGGGATTACCTTGAAAGCAAAGGACAATATGAATATTTGTCTGTCGAATATAAGCGGCAACAGGAACTTTCCAAAGAAAATGCAGCATCGCAGAAGTCGCTTCAACAGGTGAAATCCGAATACGAAATGGTCAATGCCCGTTTGATGGCGGCAAAAGCACAATTGAGTATGTTGGGCATCAATAAGGATGATATCGAAAAAAACGGGATGCAGTCGACTGTTTCTATAATAGCGCCTATGAATGGTTACATAAGCGGAATAGCAGCTAATGCCGGAAAATATATTGTTGCAGGTGAGCCTATCTTCAATATTACCGATAAATCGCAGATGCGTTTGGCTCTTAACCTTTACGAACGGGATTTAGCGTATGTGGATATTGGAAATGAAGTGTTATTCAAAACAGTAGCCAGTTCCACGGAAGAAAATAAAGCAAAAGTCACTTATATCAGTGAAGTGATCGATAGGGAAAAGCGGTCTATTGAACTGACGGCAATGATCATACCGGTCATGGATTATTTCAGGCCTGGAATGTATGTCACAGCACAGGTACATTCCGGTTCCAGACAGGTGATGGCGCTTCCTGAGACAGCTATTGCGCAGTATGATAACGGTAATTCTATATTTATCAGCAAGGGAAATCTTTTTGAACGGAAAGATGTCGAATTGGGTATCACGCAGGATGGATTTGTGGAAATCGTTAATGCCGCGGAATTTTCGGAAAATGATATAATTGTGACCAAGGGAGCATATTACATCGATACAGAGTTATTGAAAAGACTGGAATAA
- a CDS encoding NAD-dependent epimerase/dehydratase family protein has product MKQKLKVIITGASGMVGEGVAQVCLENPDIEKVLVVGRRPSGLVHSKLEEIIIPDLMDLSQIKEDLKGYDACFFCLGISSVGIDAEDYYRTTYTLTIKFAEVLAGLNTAPVFCYVSGAGTDRSEKGRIRWARVKGKTENDLTQLGFRKVYGFRPGFIRPIKGLSHTSKYYRYVKWMFPIGRKLYPTGFCTMEELALSMIYLAKNDFEKQVISGLDIISLAQKEKA; this is encoded by the coding sequence ATGAAACAGAAACTAAAAGTAATCATTACAGGAGCATCCGGAATGGTGGGTGAAGGGGTAGCACAAGTCTGCCTCGAAAATCCTGATATTGAAAAAGTCCTGGTTGTAGGCAGGCGTCCGAGCGGTTTAGTTCATTCTAAGCTGGAAGAAATAATCATCCCCGATCTGATGGATCTGTCTCAGATCAAAGAAGATCTAAAAGGCTATGATGCCTGTTTCTTCTGTTTGGGTATTTCATCTGTAGGCATCGATGCGGAAGATTATTACCGTACCACATATACTTTAACGATAAAATTCGCGGAAGTATTGGCCGGATTAAACACAGCACCCGTATTCTGTTATGTCTCAGGAGCAGGAACCGACCGTTCGGAGAAAGGACGGATACGCTGGGCCAGGGTGAAAGGAAAGACCGAAAATGATCTCACACAACTTGGTTTCCGTAAAGTATACGGGTTTCGTCCGGGCTTTATCCGGCCGATAAAAGGACTATCACATACCAGTAAGTATTACAGGTATGTTAAATGGATGTTTCCCATCGGAAGAAAATTATATCCGACCGGTTTCTGTACGATGGAAGAATTAGCACTTTCCATGATCTATCTTGCCAAAAACGATTTTGAGAAACAGGTAATCAGTGGATTGGATATTATTTCCCTGGCCCAAAAAGAAAAAGCATAA
- a CDS encoding histidine kinase, translating to MNVQATTKASLLEIKYRFILLISIGTAILIHLPEISSVLIEHRTHDHYHPRWILLNTPLDVLIGILGSFAITFVLFLFHIQFFRRAKYNFLYVMLAFLICYAFSSLLSDLFLNLQLQLTGSELLIKELHYLHPLQNLAATIIVFLTCRIYFISNQRQQLQLEVQELKTENIQSRYEALKNQVNPHFLFNSLNTLNTLIREDADTAQTYVKQLSTVLRSTLQSMQGDTVMLSEELYEVDSYLYLLKMRYEDNLVIEKNVRPEYLSFRVVPLAIQMLVENAVKHNIISTNKPLLIKIYTTEDQGIVVSNTLQPKLGVQSHTGTGLTNLIRRYQLLSGESIHIKSENRMFTVELPLLEKEEL from the coding sequence ATGAATGTGCAGGCAACAACTAAAGCTTCCCTGCTGGAAATTAAATATCGTTTTATCCTTTTGATTTCAATAGGAACAGCTATCCTGATCCATCTTCCGGAAATTTCTTCGGTGTTGATTGAACATCGGACGCATGACCATTATCATCCTCGCTGGATATTGCTGAATACGCCTCTTGATGTATTGATCGGCATTTTAGGAAGTTTTGCGATTACTTTCGTACTGTTTCTTTTCCATATACAGTTTTTCAGGAGGGCAAAATATAACTTCCTTTATGTGATGCTGGCTTTTCTGATCTGTTATGCATTTTCATCATTATTATCGGATCTTTTCTTAAATCTCCAGTTACAACTTACAGGGTCGGAACTTTTGATCAAAGAATTACATTACCTTCACCCACTCCAGAACCTTGCAGCAACAATTATTGTATTTTTAACCTGTCGCATATATTTTATATCCAATCAACGTCAGCAATTGCAGTTGGAAGTACAGGAGTTGAAAACAGAAAATATCCAAAGCCGGTATGAGGCATTAAAAAATCAGGTGAATCCGCATTTCCTCTTCAATTCGTTGAATACACTCAACACATTGATACGGGAGGATGCCGATACGGCACAAACATATGTAAAGCAGCTTTCTACTGTGCTTCGTTCCACATTGCAGAGTATGCAGGGCGATACCGTTATGTTGTCGGAAGAACTGTATGAAGTAGACTCATATCTCTATCTTCTTAAAATGCGTTATGAAGACAATCTGGTAATTGAAAAAAATGTGAGACCCGAATATCTTTCATTCAGGGTAGTACCTTTAGCGATACAAATGCTGGTCGAAAACGCCGTAAAACACAATATCATCAGTACCAATAAACCGTTGCTGATAAAGATTTATACCACAGAAGACCAAGGGATTGTAGTAAGCAATACATTACAACCGAAATTGGGTGTACAGTCTCATACGGGGACAGGATTGACTAATCTGATCAGACGTTATCAACTTTTGTCGGGAGAAAGTATACATATTAAATCTGAAAACAGGATGTTTACTGTTGAGTTGCCGTTGTTGGAAAAGGAGGAATTATGA
- a CDS encoding D-alanine--D-alanine ligase, translating to MKKNIALLLGGDSAESVISVKSAGQMMHFLDDTLFDVYPIHVKGVNWTYSKDGKEFSINKNDFSITMGGKQVHFECAVPMIHGTPGEDGRLQAYFELMRIPYTTCDVLTSALTFNKHACKVYLNALGVLFPKGKLIRRGEKVNPTELCAALGLPCFIKPNNGGSSFGVSKIRTEEELLPALETAFAEDAKEVLVEEFVEGTEITCGLVKLNDEITIFPITEIVSKKDFFDVEAKYQVGMCDEITPARISDSLHEDCRTVSRAIYQHLNCRGVVRIDYIVKDGKMYFLEANTIPGMSEESIIPKQVEAMGTNVKDLYTRIIQEAIEQNAGKYI from the coding sequence ATGAAAAAAAATATAGCTTTATTATTGGGAGGTGATTCGGCAGAATCAGTTATTTCTGTAAAAAGTGCCGGTCAAATGATGCATTTTCTGGATGATACTTTATTTGATGTATATCCCATTCATGTAAAAGGCGTTAATTGGACTTATTCGAAAGATGGCAAGGAATTTTCCATCAATAAGAATGATTTTTCGATCACTATGGGAGGGAAGCAGGTCCATTTTGAATGTGCTGTTCCTATGATTCATGGAACTCCCGGAGAAGACGGTCGTTTACAGGCTTATTTTGAATTAATGCGTATTCCTTATACCACTTGCGATGTCTTGACCTCTGCACTTACGTTCAATAAACATGCATGCAAAGTATATTTAAATGCGTTGGGTGTCCTGTTCCCTAAGGGAAAACTGATCAGGCGGGGTGAGAAGGTAAATCCTACTGAATTATGTGCTGCATTGGGGCTTCCTTGTTTTATCAAGCCCAACAACGGAGGGTCCAGTTTCGGGGTTAGTAAGATAAGGACAGAAGAGGAATTGCTCCCTGCATTGGAAACCGCTTTTGCTGAAGATGCAAAGGAAGTGTTGGTGGAAGAATTTGTCGAAGGAACTGAAATCACCTGTGGACTGGTGAAACTGAATGATGAGATCACTATTTTTCCGATCACGGAAATTGTCAGTAAGAAAGATTTTTTCGATGTAGAAGCTAAATATCAGGTGGGCATGTGTGATGAAATTACCCCTGCACGTATTTCCGATTCTTTACATGAAGATTGCCGTACCGTATCGAGGGCAATATACCAGCATCTTAATTGCCGGGGAGTGGTGCGTATCGACTATATTGTGAAAGATGGAAAAATGTACTTTCTGGAAGCCAACACTATACCCGGAATGAGTGAGGAAAGTATTATCCCGAAACAGGTAGAAGCGATGGGAACTAATGTTAAAGACCTTTATACCAGGATCATTCAGGAAGCTATAGAACAAAATGCCGGAAAATATATTTGA
- a CDS encoding class I SAM-dependent methyltransferase, translated as MKLPLPQREIYAQERFTALEAQRLAQEIAFGPVVFQVSRLMIKFGIFELLLKEKDGLTLEEITGKIRLDKYAVQVLLESSLTIGTVLLKDDHFYIAKAGYFLLKDKMARVNMDFNHDVNYMGMFHLEESLVNGKPEGLKVFGDWPTIYEGLSSLPEQVQKSWFAFDHFYSDQSFDDALEIVFSNSPDTLLDVGGNTGRWATKCVNYSPRVNVTIMDLPQQLALMRDAVNNTPGKERIHGYPINLLDKDAPFPTGFDAIWMSQFLDCFSEEEVTHILSRAARSMKDSTRLYIMETFWDRQRFETASYCLTQISLYFTAMANGNSKMYYSEDMERCVNNAGLKVAKIHDHLGLGHSIMECRPANNS; from the coding sequence ATGAAACTACCTTTACCGCAAAGAGAAATATACGCACAAGAGCGTTTTACCGCATTAGAAGCGCAACGCCTGGCACAGGAAATCGCTTTCGGACCTGTTGTATTCCAGGTCTCCCGCCTGATGATCAAATTTGGTATCTTCGAACTGTTGTTAAAAGAAAAGGACGGACTCACCTTAGAAGAAATAACAGGAAAAATACGGCTTGACAAATACGCAGTACAGGTATTACTTGAATCATCACTCACTATTGGTACCGTTTTATTGAAAGATGACCATTTTTATATCGCTAAAGCCGGTTACTTCCTGCTGAAAGATAAAATGGCACGGGTAAATATGGATTTTAACCATGATGTCAATTATATGGGTATGTTTCATCTGGAAGAATCACTGGTCAATGGTAAACCGGAAGGATTAAAAGTTTTCGGCGATTGGCCGACCATATATGAAGGTCTCTCGTCACTTCCGGAACAGGTACAAAAAAGCTGGTTTGCATTTGATCATTTCTATTCCGATCAATCTTTTGATGATGCATTGGAGATCGTTTTCAGTAACTCGCCGGATACCTTATTGGATGTAGGGGGAAATACAGGACGCTGGGCGACTAAATGTGTCAACTATTCACCCCGTGTCAACGTCACGATCATGGATCTACCCCAGCAACTCGCCCTAATGAGAGATGCGGTTAATAATACTCCGGGGAAAGAACGTATCCATGGTTATCCGATAAATTTACTGGATAAGGATGCTCCTTTTCCTACTGGTTTCGATGCCATCTGGATGAGCCAGTTTCTGGATTGCTTTTCAGAAGAAGAAGTAACACATATACTATCCCGAGCCGCACGTTCAATGAAAGATTCGACACGGTTGTATATTATGGAAACATTCTGGGACAGGCAACGTTTTGAAACCGCATCATATTGTCTGACGCAGATAAGCCTGTATTTCACTGCTATGGCAAACGGTAACAGTAAAATGTATTATTCCGAAGATATGGAACGTTGTGTGAATAATGCCGGTTTAAAAGTGGCAAAAATACATGATCATCTGGGACTTGGACACAGCATTATGGAATGCCGTCCCGCAAATAATTCATAA
- a CDS encoding MBL fold metallo-hydrolase has translation MWIILSAIVVVIAGIALFIHQPQFGRTPKNERQERIKSSPNYRDGKFQNLSVTPQLTSDKGFIGSLIDFVFKKKEGLKPEKAIPSVKTDLHQITVKEDILVWFGHGSYFIQIEGKRILVDPVFSKAASPVSFVNKAFEGTNIYSAVDIPDIDYLIISHDHWDHLDYPTVMELKPRIRKVICGLGVGEHFERWGFDQKDIVEMDWNEEAILDSGFEIFCLPTRHFSGRSISPNQSLWASYLLKTPESKIYIGGDGGYDTHFSAIGKRFGDIDLAILENGQYDMGWKYIHMLPDETLKAGKDLRAKNVLPVHNSKFALGNHAWDEPLRKVSELHDKADFSLWTPMIGQKVNIKDSVQVFSRWWEGL, from the coding sequence ATGTGGATCATATTATCGGCAATAGTTGTTGTAATAGCTGGAATAGCATTATTTATCCATCAGCCACAGTTCGGCAGGACGCCAAAGAATGAACGTCAGGAACGCATTAAAAGCTCACCCAATTACCGCGACGGAAAATTTCAAAACCTGAGTGTAACACCTCAATTAACCTCTGATAAGGGATTTATTGGAAGTCTTATCGATTTTGTATTCAAGAAAAAAGAAGGATTAAAACCTGAAAAAGCCATCCCTTCGGTGAAAACCGATCTTCATCAGATAACTGTTAAAGAGGATATCCTGGTCTGGTTCGGACATGGCTCCTATTTTATACAAATAGAAGGAAAGCGCATATTGGTCGATCCTGTTTTCAGTAAGGCTGCATCACCGGTCTCATTCGTTAACAAGGCTTTTGAGGGTACCAATATTTATTCGGCAGTAGATATCCCTGACATCGATTACCTCATCATATCTCATGATCATTGGGATCACCTGGATTATCCGACTGTTATGGAACTGAAACCACGGATCAGGAAAGTAATTTGCGGGCTGGGAGTCGGCGAACATTTTGAACGTTGGGGATTTGATCAAAAGGATATCGTAGAAATGGATTGGAATGAAGAAGCCATACTGGATAGCGGATTTGAAATCTTTTGTTTGCCGACTCGTCATTTTTCCGGAAGAAGTATATCCCCCAATCAATCCCTGTGGGCCTCATATTTGCTTAAAACACCGGAATCAAAAATATACATCGGCGGTGACGGAGGGTATGATACTCATTTTTCTGCCATAGGCAAACGATTTGGAGATATCGACCTTGCTATCCTTGAAAACGGACAATATGATATGGGCTGGAAATATATCCATATGCTGCCCGATGAAACCTTAAAAGCCGGAAAGGATCTGAGGGCAAAGAATGTCCTTCCTGTTCACAATTCTAAATTTGCGCTGGGTAATCATGCCTGGGATGAACCATTACGGAAAGTTTCGGAATTACATGATAAAGCCGATTTTTCCCTGTGGACACCTATGATCGGACAAAAAGTCAATATAAAAGATAGTGTTCAAGTATTCAGCCGATGGTGGGAAGGTCTTTAA
- a CDS encoding LytTR family DNA-binding domain-containing protein: MNAIIIEDEKTAVRNLQTLLREVSPEIQIIEVLDCIEDSVRWLKIHNEHDMIFMDIHLADGSAFEIFDKVRVDKPVIFTTAYDEYALKAFKVNSIDYLLKPIDLDSLRQALDKFQVLSQPKEDMEQLLKTFKALIPRQYKTNFLILSQNAKLIPLDAKDIACIRIESGVVEAFTFNEKHYRIDETLEELSDTLDPKQFFRANRQYIISRKAIKDIDLWFNNRLSVNLYVPVDDKILVNKPRVAEFKRWYIGK; this comes from the coding sequence ATGAATGCTATAATTATTGAAGATGAAAAAACTGCCGTCCGTAACCTGCAGACATTGTTGCGGGAGGTAAGCCCAGAAATACAGATCATAGAGGTGTTGGATTGTATAGAGGATTCAGTACGTTGGTTGAAAATCCATAATGAACATGATATGATTTTTATGGATATCCATCTGGCTGATGGTTCGGCATTTGAAATTTTTGATAAGGTCCGTGTAGATAAACCGGTGATCTTTACCACAGCCTATGACGAATATGCTTTGAAAGCATTTAAGGTGAATAGTATAGATTACCTGTTGAAACCCATAGATTTGGATTCATTGCGGCAAGCACTCGATAAGTTTCAGGTATTGTCACAACCTAAGGAAGATATGGAACAGTTACTAAAAACCTTTAAAGCACTGATACCTCGCCAATACAAAACAAATTTCCTGATATTGTCCCAGAATGCCAAATTGATACCGCTGGATGCAAAAGATATAGCTTGTATCCGGATCGAGTCCGGTGTAGTCGAAGCATTTACATTCAACGAAAAGCACTATCGGATAGACGAAACTTTGGAAGAACTTTCCGATACCCTTGATCCGAAGCAGTTTTTTCGTGCTAACCGGCAATATATTATTTCCCGGAAAGCCATCAAGGATATCGATCTGTGGTTCAACAACCGTTTGTCGGTTAACCTGTATGTGCCGGTGGATGATAAAATATTGGTAAATAAGCCCAGGGTCGCGGAATTTAAAAGATGGTACATAGGAAAATGA
- a CDS encoding TetR/AcrR family transcriptional regulator has product MDKKTDRILEAALDLFVEYGFHGTPTSKIAAESGVSNGTLFHYFKTKDDLIVSLYQHLKAEFNQYLGEKTGKGGKLKERFRKMFVNAVLWGMENHKKFFFIQQFCYSPHMALIPETILEEQYHLYMSLFDEGREKNLFKPYPVDMLCTLAASQIIGMYQYLMEEKMAPAKQKKLLNEAFELTWSMLTKSDI; this is encoded by the coding sequence ATGGATAAAAAAACAGATAGAATACTGGAAGCAGCACTGGATCTCTTTGTGGAATATGGATTTCATGGAACGCCGACAAGTAAAATAGCTGCAGAATCTGGAGTATCTAATGGAACGTTATTTCATTATTTCAAGACAAAAGATGATTTAATTGTATCATTATACCAGCATCTTAAAGCGGAATTCAATCAATACCTCGGTGAAAAAACCGGGAAAGGCGGAAAACTAAAAGAACGATTCCGGAAAATGTTTGTAAATGCCGTATTATGGGGTATGGAAAACCACAAAAAATTCTTCTTCATCCAGCAGTTTTGTTATTCACCGCATATGGCCCTCATTCCGGAAACCATATTGGAAGAGCAATATCATTTGTACATGTCACTCTTTGATGAGGGCCGGGAAAAAAACCTGTTCAAGCCATATCCCGTAGATATGTTATGTACGCTTGCTGCCAGTCAGATCATTGGCATGTACCAATACCTAATGGAGGAAAAAATGGCTCCTGCAAAACAAAAGAAGTTATTAAATGAAGCATTTGAATTAACCTGGTCAATGCTGACTAAATCAGATATATAA